In Candidatus Accumulibacter cognatus, the genomic window TTGCTGGGCGAATGGGGAAGGAGGACGACTTCCGATCAGCTCTTCAGGGAGACCAGCACCTCATCAAGCATCTTCTTGGCATCGCCAAAGAGCATGCGGTTGTTTTCCTTGTAGAAGAGTGGGTTGTCCACGCCGGCGTAGCCGGAGGCCATGCTGCGTTTCATCACGATCGAGGTTTTTGCCTTCCAGACTTCCAGGACGGGCATTCCGGCGATCGGGCTGTTCGGATCATCCTGTGCTGCCGGATTGACGATGTCGTTGGCACCGATGATCATGGCGACATCGGTTTGCGGAAAGTCGTCGTTGAGTTCGTCCATTTCAAAGACGATATCGTAAGGAACCTTGGCCTCGGCGAGAAGAACATTCATGTGACCAGGCATGCGGCCTGCAACGGGATGGATGCCGAAGCGAACGTTGACACCCTTCTCCCGCAGCAGGCGCGTGATCTCGAAGACAGTGTGCTGTGCCTGTGCCACTGCCATGCCATAACCTGGGACGATGATCACGTTCTTGGCTTCGCGCAGCAACTCGGAGGTTTCCGGGGCGCTGATCGGAACGACTTCTCCCGCTGGTTGTACCCCACCTGCCGCCGGTGCAGGAGTCCCGCCGGTCGTTCCGAAACCGCCGGCGATGACGCTGATGAAGTGGCGATTCATCGCCGCGCACATGATGTAAGAGAGGATCGCACCGCTCGACCCGACAAGTGCGCCGGTGACGATCAGCAGATCGTTGGAGAGCATAAAGCCGGTCGCCGCCGCCGCCCAGCCCGAGTAGCTGTTAAGCATCGAGACCACCACTGGCATGTCGGCACCACCGATCGCCATTACCATGTGGATGCCGAACAACAGGGAGATGGCGGTCATCACCACCAGAGGTGTCATGCCATCGCTGATCGAGCTGGCATGCAGAAATTCCCGGCCGAAGTAAATGACTACCAGCAGTCCGGCAAGGTTGATCCAGTGGCGCGCCGGGAGCAGCAGCGGGTTACCCGAGATCTTGCCGGACAGCTTGCCGAAGGCGATGACCGAGCCGGAAAAGGTGACGGCACCGATCAAAATGCCGACATAGATTTCAACCTCGTGAATCGCCTTTTCGGCGCCGGTCATACCGGTCGCCGTGACCGGGTCGATGTAATTGGCAAAGCCGACCAACATCGCGGCCAGGCCGACCATGCTGTGCATCAGTGCGACCAGTTCCGGCATCTGGGTCATCTGGACGGTTCGTGCGGCATAGATGCCGATCGTCGCACCGACCGCCATCGCGCCAATCAGCCACGCGTAACCGGTGCTGCCGACACGCGGACCGAAGACCGTTGCCAGAACGGCGATGGCCATGCCGATGATCCCGTAAAGGTTGCCGCGGCGGGATGTCTCCTGATTGCTGAGGCCGCCGAGGCAGAGAATGAAAAGAATCGTTGCTCCGAGATAGGAGACGGTTGCCAAGCTTTCAGACATGTTCATCAACTCCTATTTGCGGAACATTGCCAGCATGCGCTGGGTTACGGCGAAACCACCGAACATGTTGATGGTCGCCAGCACGATGGCACCGATCGCCAGCCAGCGAATCCAGTCTTCCGGACGATTGAGTCCGGCTTCGATCGGCGGCGCGATCTGGACCAGCGCTCCGATGGCAATGATGCTGCTGACGGCGTTGGTGACACTCATCAGCGGTGTATGCAGGGCCGGCTTGACGTTCCACACGACCATGTAGCCGACGAAGCAGGCGAGGACAAAAACCGTGAAATGACCGAGGAAGGCGGGTGGCGCACTCGCGCCGATGAACCAGAAGAGAATCGCTGCGGCAATAAACATGATGGCAGTGCCGGTTCCCGAAGCCGGTTCACTGGCCTTGCCGTGACCGTGCGATTTTTTCGCGGCAGCCGCCGGCTGGGCGGCCGCCGGTGCCGCAACTGGCGCTGCCGATGGCTTGGGTGCCGGGGGCGGCCAAGTCACATTGCCTTCCTTGATAACCGTCAGGCCGCGGATGGCTTCATCTTCCATGTTGACGTCGATGATGCCGTCTTTGGTCTTGCACAGTTCTTCGGCAAGGCGCAACAAGTTGGTGCTGTATAGCGTCGACGACTGCCGTGCCAAGCGGCTGACCAGATCGGTGTAGCCGATGATGGTGACGTCGTGCTTCACCACCGCCTGGCCAGCCTCAGTCAGCTCGCAGTTCCCGCCCTGTTCGGCGGCCATATCGACGATTACGCTGCCCGCTTTCATTGAGCGGACCATCTCTGCGGTGATCAGCTTGGGCGCCGGCTTGCCAGGAATCAGCGCGGTGGTGATAATGATGTCCACCTCCCGGGCTTGCTTGGCGTACATGTCGCGCTGGGCTTTCTGGAAGCCTTCGCTCATCACCTTCGCGTAACCGCCTCCACCGGACCCCTCCTCCTCGTAATCGACTTTTACGAATTCGCCGCCCAGCGATGCAACCTGATCGGCCACTTCTGCTCGCGTGTCGTTGGCGCGAACGATGGCGCCGAGGTTGGCGGCAGTGCCAATCGCCGCCAGGCCGGCGACGCCAGCACCGGCAACGAAGACCTTGGCCGGCGGAACCTTGCCAGCGGCCGTGATCTGGCCGTTGAAAAAGCGACCGAAAGCGTTGGCGGCCTCGATGACAGCGCGGTAGCCAGCGACGCCAGCCTGGGAGGTCAACGCATCCATCTTCTGGGCGCGCGAGAGCGTGCGGGGCAGCGAGTCGATGGCCAGCACGGTCGCCTTGCGCGCGGTGAGTTGCTGCAGAAGCTCAGGGTTCTGGGCCGGCCAGATGAAGCTGACCAGCGTGCACCCCTCGCGCATCAGGCTGACTTCTGCTGCTGACGGCCCACGTACCTTGAAGATGATGTCCGACGACGACCAAAGGTTGGCCGCTCCTTCGGCGATCGCAGCACCGGCAGCCTTGTACGCATCGTCCGAGATGCTCGCAGCTTCGCCGGCGCCGGATTCGACCAGCACGGCGAAACCCAGCTTGATCAGTTTTTCAACCACTTCGGGTACGGTCGCAACCCGTTTTTCTCCTGCAGCAGTCTCTCTGGGAACTCCGATTGTTAGCGGCATTCATTCCTCCATCACGTGTAGTACCAGTATTTTCAAAATAACTGGTCCGCAGGGCGCGAAACCAGCCTCCCCAAAAAATCTCCAGTCACGGTCTTCAAATTGCTCGGAAAAGTCCCTGCCGGCAATCGCTACCGGGCAATCTTCCCCCTGCTTGTGGCGCAGCTGGCCAAACAAACCGCCAGTCTGAGCTTAGCACAAGTCCGGCGCGGACTTTACCATGACCAAACGTCAGAAAAAACGCGCTGCGTCTGTGGGCGCAAACGATCGCGATGAGCCGGGAAAGGCGTGGCCGTCTCTTCCCCGGATTGTTGCTTCACGCTTTGCTAATGCCGGACAGGAAATCATGGCTTGCCGCAGGGCGCACGTTGAGGCTGAAGCAAGAAAGATTGAGTTGATGGGCATGAATATTGCTCTGATTTTGATTTGTGATGCCGATCTGTCGGGCAGTCGTGCAAGAGCATCGAGTGCCTCTTTTCGGTGCCAAGGAGGCGATTTCGTGCACTTTCTTGGTGCGGCGCAGCATCTTGAATGGTTGGTCTATTCAGGGTATAGTCGCCAGTCCCCGAGAGTGACCCGGTCGATCGGCTTTTTACCGGACGCCGTGACGTTTCAGTCAGGGCTTGCCCGGGTACCGTCTTTGTTTTTTGAGGATTCGAGTGTGATGAATGCGGCCATACCTGAAGGGCAGGGACTTTACGACCCGGCCAACGAGCACGATGCCTGCGGCGTCGGTTTTGTAGCGCACATCCGAGGCAAGAAGAGTCACTCGATCATCGAGCAGGGCCTGCTGATCCTGAAGAATCTTGATCACCGCGGCGCGGTCGGCGCCGACCCGCTGATGGGAGATGGCGCCGGGATCCTGATCCAGATTCCAGACGGCTTGTTTCGTGAGGAGATGGCCAAGCAGGACATCTTGCTTCCGCAACCCGGTGACTATGGCGTAGGGATGGTGTTTCTGCCCCAGGAGTCCGCTTCGCGGTTGGCCTGTCAGGAAGCAATCGAGCGTGCCGTCCGTTCGGAGCACCAGATCGTTCTGGGTTGGCGCGATGTGCCGGTCGACCACGCCCTGCCGATGTCACCGACAGTGCGTGCCAGGGAACCGGTGATTCGCCAGATTTTCGTTGGCCGGGGCCCGGACATCATGGTCACCGACGCACTCGAGCGCAAGCTTTATGTGATCCGCCGCAGCGCGGCCAACGCCATTCAGGCGCTCGGGCTGAAGCACAGCAAGGAGTTCTACCAGCCGTCGATGTCGGCGCGGACGATCGTTTACAAGGGCTTGCTGCTCGCTCACCAGGTTGGAGAGTACTACACCGACCTCAAGGATCCGCGTTGCATCTCGGCGATGGCGCTGGCCCACCAGCGTTTCTCGACGAATACCTTTCCAACTTGGCAACTCGCCCATCCGTTTCGGATGATCGCGCACAATGGCGAGATCAATACCCTGCGCGGAAATTACAACTGGATGCGCGCACGTGAGAAGGGAACCTCATCGCCGTTGCTCGGCGCCGATCTGGAAAAGATCTGGCCATTGATTTATCCGGGTCAATCCGATTCTGCTTCCTTCGACAACGCGCTCGAGCTGTTGGTGATGGGCGGTTATTCACTGGCGCACGCGATGATGATGCTGATTCCTGAAGCCTGGGAATCGCACACCCTGATGGACGAGAGGCGGGGTGCATTCTACAAGTATCATGCGGCAATGATCGAGCCCTGGGATGGCCCGGCGGCCGTGGCCTTCACCGATGGGCGCCAGATCGGCGCCACCCTTGACCGTAACGGCCTGCGTCCGGCGCGCTATCTGGTCACCGACGACGATCTGGTGGTGATGGCGTCGGAGGCCGGCGTGCTGCCGATTCCCGAGGAGCGGATTGTCAAGAAATGGCGCCTGCAACCCGGCAAGATGTTTCTCATCGATCTCGACCAGGGACGCATCATCAACGATGCGGAACTGAAGGATACGCTGGCGTTGACCAAGCCTTACCAGGACTGGCTGAGCCGCATCAATATCAAGCTTGACGACCTGCCGTTGCCGAAGAACGTTGCGCCGAGCGTCTGTTCGGTGCCCTTGCTCGACCGTCAGCAGGCCTTCGGTTATAGCCAGGAAGACCTCAAGTTCATTCTCGAACCGATGGCCACCTCGGGAGAGGAGGCCACCGGCTCGATGGGCAATGATTCACCCCTGGCCGTTCTGTCGAACCGCAGCAAGCCACTGTTCAACTATTTTCGGCAGTTGTTCGCACAGGTCACCAATCCACCGATAGACCCGATCCGCGAGCAGCTGGTGATGTCGCTGGTATCTTTCATCGGTCCCAAGCCGAACCTGCTCGGGATCAACGAAATCAACCCTCCGTATCGTCTTGAAGTCGCCCAGCCGGTTCTCGATTTCGACAACATGGCAAAATTGCGCCGTATTGCGACCTACACCGGCAACAAGTTCCATTCCGCTGAGCTCGACATCTGTTATCCGCTGGCCTGGGGTAACGAAGGTGTCGAGGCCCGGCTGGCGTCGCTGTGCGCTGAAGCCGAGGATCATGTGCACAAAGGATCGAGCATCCTCATCGTCTCGGATCGCCGGATCGACGCGGCGCATGTTGCAATCCCGGCGCTGCTGGCGACTTCGGCGGTGCATCACCATCTGGTGACCAAAGGGCTGCGTACCCGGGTCGGTTTGGTGGTCGAAACCGGTGCTGCGCGCGAGACGCATCATTTTGCCTTGCTGGCCGGTTACGGGGCGGAAGCGGTGCATCCCTATTTGGCACTGGAAACCCTGCAGCAGATCGCTGGCGGCGATGCCGAGAAAGGTGACAAGGCGATCAGGCACTTCATCAAGGGCGTCGGCAAGGGCCTGCTCAAGGTCATGTCCAAGATGGGCATCTCGACCTATATGTCCTATACCGGGGCACAGATCTTCGAAGCCATCGGCCTGCAGAAGAAGATGGTCGACAAGTATTTTACCGGCACGTCGACGCAGGTGGAGGGGATTGGTGTCTTCGAAGTCATGGAGGAGGCGATTCGACTGCACAAGCAAGCTTTCGGGGACGACCCGGTGTTGGCGACCATGCTTGACGCCGGCGGCGAATACGCTTACCGCGTGCGTGGCGAAGAACACATGTGGACACCGGATGCGGTAGCCAAGCTGCAACATGCTACGCGTACGGGCAAGTACGAGACCTACCGGGAATATGCGCAACTGATCAATGACCAGACGCGGCGCCATATGACGCTGCGTGGGCTGTTCGAGTTGAAGCCCGCCGGTGCGCCGGTGCCGCTCGATGAAGTCGAGCCGGCCAAGGAAATCGTCAAGCGTTTTGCCACCGGAGCGATGTCGCTCGGATCGATTTCGACCGAAGCCCACAGCACCCTGGCGATTGCCATGAACCGTCTCGGCGGCAAGTCGAATACCGGCGAGGGCGGCGAGGATCCGGCACGCTTCAAGGTGCTTAAGGGCAACGAAAAGGTTTCCGACGTGGTAGGCAGGACGCGCATCGAACGCGACTATCAGTTGCAGCCTGGCGACAGCCTGCGCTCGGCGATCAAACAGGTTGCTTCCGGGCGTTTCGGGGTGACCGCCGAATATCTGGTCAATGCCGACCAGATCCAGATCAAAATGGCGCAGGGAGCCAAGCCGGGTGAAGGAGGGCAGTTGCCGGGTCACAAGGTGTCCGAATACATCGGCTACCTCCGCCACTCGGTGCCCGGTGTCGGACTCATTTCGCCACCACCGCATCACGACATCTACTCGATCGAAGACCTGGCGCAGCTCATTCATGATCTAAAGAATACCAACCCTAAGGCTTCGATCAGCGTCAAACTGGTCTCCGAAATCGGTGTCGGTACAGTTGCGGCCGGCGTGACCAAGGCCAAGGCCGACCATCTGGTGATCGCCGGCCATGACGGCGGCACGGGCGCCAGCCCGCAGTCGTCGATCAAGCACGCGGGTTCGCCATGGGAACTGGGTCTCGCCGAGACCCAGCAGACACTGGTGCTCAACCGCCTGCGTGGGCGTGTGCGGGTGCAGGTTGACGGACAGATGAAAACCGGGCGTGATGTCCTGATCGGTGCGCTGCTCGGTGCCGACGAGTTTGGTTTCGCGACAGCGCCGCTCGTCGTCGAAGGCTGCATCATGATGCGCAAGTGTCACCTCAACACCTGTCCGGTGGGTGTGGCCACGCAGGATCCGGTGCTGCGCCGCCGCTTTTCCGGTCAGCCCGAACATGTGGTCAATTACTTCTTCTTCGTCGCAGAGGAAGTCCGTGAACTGATGGCACAACTCGGTATTCGCAGGTTCAACGAGTTGATCGGACGTAGTGATCTGCTCGACATGCAAAAAGGGATCAGGCACTGGAAGGCGCAGGGGCTCGACTACAACCGTATTTTCCACCGCCCGGAAAACCGGATCGGCGCGCCGGTGTTTCAGTGCGAACAACAGGACCATGGCCTGGCAAAGGCGCTCGACAATCAGCTCATCGTACTTGCCAAACCGGCCCTGGATGACCGCGAGAAGGTCAGGATCGACCTGCCGTTGCGCAACATCAATCGGACTGTCGGGGCGATGTTGTCCGGTCGGGTGGCGGAGATCTACGGGCACGCCGGTCTGCCCGACGGTACCATCGAAATTCATTTCACCGGTACCGCCGGGCAGACCTTCGGTGCTTTTTTGGCGCGCGGGGTGACTCTGGACCTGATTGGCGAAGCCAACGACTACGTCGGCAAGGGTTTGTCGGGGGGACGGATCATCGTCCGTCCGAGTGCAGCTTTCCGTGGTGAGACGATGCACAACATTATTGTTGGCAATACCGTCCTTTATGGCGCGATCGAGGGCGAGGCGTTCTTCGCTGGTGTCGCCGGTGAGCGCTTTGCCGTTCGCAACTCGGGGGCCACCGCCGTCGTCGAGGGAGTTGGTGACCATGGCTGCGAGTACATGACCGGCGGTACCGTCGTGGTGCTCGGCATGACCGGCCGCAACTTTGCGGCGGGCATGTCCGGTGGCGTGGCTTACGTGCTTGACGAAGAAGGTAGCTTCGAGTCGCGCTGCAATATGGCGCAGGTATCGCTGGAGCCCGTCGAGGAGGAATTGGTGGCCCGTCAGGGCAGCGACGCCGGCGATGATCTTGAGGGTCACGGCAAAGTGGATGTACGCCATCTCGGTGTGATCGACGAAGTGCTGCTCAAGGGACTGATCGACAAACACTATCGGTACACTGGCAGCCGACAGGCGCTGCGATTGCTCAATGACTGGGAGCGGTGTCGCAGACGCTTCGTGAAAATCATGCCACATGAGTACCGTCGGGTACTTAGCGAGCTGGCGGCGCAAAAGCAACTGGAGGCAGCATAAGGATGGGTAAGCCGACTGGATTCATCGAATATCAGCGTCTGGCGGAGGTCAGTGAGCCCGCCGCGTTGCGCCTGAAGCACTACCGCGAATTTGTCCGGACCCTCGCCGACGAGCAGGCCAAGCAGCAGGGGGCACGCTGCATGGATTGCGGGATTCCGTTCTGCAACACCGGTTGCCCGGTCAATAACATCATTCCTGACTGGAATGACCTGGTGTACCGTGGTCATTGGGAACAGGCGCTGGCGGTACTGCATTCCACCAACAATTTCCCGGATTTCACCGGCCGTATCTGCCCGGCACCCTGCGAAGCGGCGTGTACGCTCAATATCAACACCGACCCGGTCGGCATCAAGTCGATCGAGCATGCGATCGTTGACAAGGGTTGGGAAAAGGACTGGATCGTTCCGCAGCCGCCGAAGGTCAAGACCGGCAGGAAAGTGGCTGTCGTCGGTTCCGGCCCGGCCGGCCTGGCGGCTGCCCAGCAGCTTGCGCGCGTCGGACACGCGGTGGTCGTCTTTGAAAAGAACGACCGTGTGGGTGGCCTGATGCGCTACGGAATTCCCGACTTCAAGTTCGAGAAATCGCATATCGATCGTCGCATCAAGCAGATGCAGGCTGAGGGCGTCGAGTTTCGTGTCAACCAGGAGATTGGTGGCAGTGGTGCCAAGGCAGTGCCGGTAGCGCAGTTGCTTGCCGACTTTGACGCACTCATAGTTGCCGGTGGCGCCGAGTTGCCGCGTGACCTCAATGTGCCCGGTCGCGACCTGGACGGCGTGCATTTCGCGATGGAGTTCCTGCCGCAACAAAACCGGGTCAACGTCGGCGATCGAGTACCTGCGCAGATTCTCGCAACTGGCAAGCGGGTGGTCGTGATCGGCGGTGGCGATACAGGTTCCGACTGCGTCGGCACCAGCAACCGGCATGGCGCGCTATCGGTTACCCAGTTCGAGGTGATGCCGCAACCGCCGGAGCAGGAGAACAAGAGTCTGACCTGGCCATATTGGCCACTCAAGCTGCGGACTTCTTCTTCACACGAAGAAGGTTGCGAGCGCGACTTTGCCGTCTCGACCAAGGAGTTCGTTGGGGAGAACGGCAAGGTGAAGGCCCTCAAGGTGGTTCGCGTCGACTGGAGCGAAGGCCGGATGAAAGAAGTTCCCGGCAGCGAAACCGAGATCGCGGCCGATCTGGTATTGCTGGCCATGGGCTTTGTCTCGCCGGTCAGGCAAGGCCTGCTGGAGCAACTGGCGGTTGAGCTCGACGCACGTGGCAACGTCAAGGCGACGACCGACGGGGAAGGCTGTTACGCCACTAGTGTCGCGAAAGTGTTTGCCGCCGGCGACATGCGTCGCGGCCAGTCGCTCGTTGTCTGGGCAATTCGCGAAGGTCGGCAATGCGCGCGAGAAGTGGATGCTTTCCTGATGGGCCATTCCGATTTGCCGCGGTGACACGTCATCATGAATTGCATTCTTTGACGAATGCAATTCGCGCCGTCATTGCTGTTTGCCGCGGCTATGACGTTATTTAATGCGAAAGTCGCGTCAGCGACTCACGTATCTCCTCCTGTCCACTCGCGGGAGAGGGAAAAGGTCATGAACGGCGCCAAAGCGTGACATTGTTGTGAGTTGTTCACGTCTGAAATTGAAATAATATATGGCAAACCGATTGGCGCCTGTTGTGACGCCGATCGGCTCCGGATCTGGCTTGTCCACCGGCGTACTGTTGCCGTGTAAGGTCAGGCAGCAGGAGAGGCTCCAACCATCGCGTTCTACCGGGTTCCTGTTCATGAATATCGTCATTCTCGCCGCCGGGCAAGGCAAGCGCATGCATTCCAATTTGCCCAAGGTGCTGCATCCCCTGGCCGGCAAGGCGCTTCTCGCACACGTGCTGGATACCGCCCGCAGTCTCGTGCCGCAGCGCCTCTGTATTGTCTATGGGCACGGCGGTGACGCCGTGCGGACGACGATCAATGCTCCGGATCTGGTCTGGGTCCTGCAGGAGCCGCAACTCGGGACCGGCCATGCCGTCATGCAGGCTCTGCCGCATCTGGATGCCGCCGGGACAACGTTGGTACTCTACGGTGACGTTCCCCTGATTCAAACGGAAACGCTCAAGCAGTTGGTGCATGCGGCGCGCGACGCCCTGGCCATTCTGACCGTCGAACTTGCCGATCCCGAAGGCTACGGTCGAATCGTCCGCAACTCAGCCGGCGAGGTGGTGCGCATCGTCGAGCAGAAGGACGCCGTGGCCGCGGAGCGAGCGATTCGTGAAGTGAATACCGGTATCGTCGCTCTACCGACGGTCTACCTGTCCGATTGGCTTGGCCGGCTTTCGAACGACAACGCGCAGCAGGAGTACTATCTGACCGACATCGTCGGGATGGCTGTTGCCGCAGGCGTGCCGATCCGTACGACATTAGCGCAGAGCGAATCGGAGGTGCTGGGAGTCAATAGCAAGGGGCAGCTTGCCCAGCTCGAGCGGGTTGCCCAACGTCGAACCGCCGATCGTCTGATGGAACAGGGCGTTCGCCTCGCTGACCCGGCACGCATCGACGTGCGTGGCGAACTGCTCTGTGGGCGCGATGTATTCATCGACGTGAACTGCGTTTTCGAGGGCCGGGTGGTTCTCGAAGAAGCCGTCGAGGTCGGGCCTGCCTGTGTGCTGAAGAATGCCCGTATTGGCGCCGGTTCCCGTCTTGCCGCTTTTAGTCACATTGAGGGCGCGACTGTCGGTCCGGATGGCGTGATCGGCCCCTTCGCCCGTTTGCGTCCGGGGACCGAACTCGCCGCCGGCGTCCATGTCGGTAACTTTGTCGAACTCAAGAACAGCCAGTTCGCCGCGCTTTCGAAAGCCAATCACTTGGCCTATGTCGGCGACGCAGTCGTTGGTAGCCGGGTCAACATTGGTGCCGGCACGATTACCTGCAACTATGATGGCGCCAACAAGTTCAAGACCATCATCGAGGACGATGCCTTTATCGGCTCCGATACGCAGTTGGTCGCACCGGTCACGGTGGGTCGTGGCGCCACACTGGGTGCCGGGACGACGCTGACCAAGGACGCTCCGCCAGACACGCTGACCATCTCGCGTGCCCGGCAGATTTCCATCCCCGGCTGGAAACGGCCACAGAAGAAGTGATCTGACCATGTGTGGCATCGTTGCTGCGGTCGCCGACCGCAATATCGTCCCTATTCTTCTCGAAGGGCTGCGCAAGCTCGAATATCGTGGCTACGATTCGGCGGGTCTCGCCCTGATCGACGCTAGCGGTCTGCACCGGCTGCGCTCGGTCGGCCGTGTTATCGAACTGACCGCGCAGGTGGAGGAGTCGCATGTTGCCGGCGAGACCGGCATCGCACACACGCGCTGGGCCACGCATGGTGTTCCCTGTGAACGCAATGCCCACCCGCATATCTCCGCAGGTCTGGCGGTGGTGCACAACGGGATCATCGAAAACCACGAATCTCTGCGTGGACGCCTCAAGGCGCTGGGTTACCAATTCACGTCGGATACCGATACTGAAGTCGTGGCGCACCTGATTGCTCATGAACTGAAGACCGCCCCGGACTTTCTGAGTGCGGTTCGTCAGGCGATTGCGCAACTGCAAGGGGCCTACGCGATTGCCGTGCTGCGTGAATCGGACCCGAGCCGACTGGTGGTCGCGCGCGAAGGCGCGCCCTTGCTGCTGGGTCTCAGCGATGACGCCTGCTACGCAGCCTCAGATGCCTCGGCACTGGTGCAGGTCACGCGTCGCATGGTCTATCTGGATAACGGGGACTGCGCCGAATTGATGCGCGGCAGTTACCGCATCACGCGGGTCAATGGGATGCCGGTGGAACGTCCAGAGAGCGAATCTCAACTCTCGGCAGAGGCGATCGAGCTGGGCAATTACCGGCACTACATGCAGAAGGAGATCTTCGAGCAGCCAGTCGCGCTGGCCAACACGCTTGAGATGCTCGGTGCGGCGCGCAGCATCCAGCCCGGGATTTTCGGTGCCGAAAGCGAAACGATCCTTGGCAAGGTCCGGCAGGTCTTAATCGTCGCCTGCGGAACCAGCTATCATGCTGGTCTGGTTGCCCGTTACTGGCTCGAATCGATCGCCGGCATTCCGTGTTCGGTTGAAGTGGCCAGCGAGTATCGCTATCGCGACTCGGTGCCCAACCCGCAGACTCTGGTAGTGACCATCTCTCAATCAGGC contains:
- a CDS encoding Re/Si-specific NAD(P)(+) transhydrogenase subunit alpha, with the protein product MPLTIGVPRETAAGEKRVATVPEVVEKLIKLGFAVLVESGAGEAASISDDAYKAAGAAIAEGAANLWSSSDIIFKVRGPSAAEVSLMREGCTLVSFIWPAQNPELLQQLTARKATVLAIDSLPRTLSRAQKMDALTSQAGVAGYRAVIEAANAFGRFFNGQITAAGKVPPAKVFVAGAGVAGLAAIGTAANLGAIVRANDTRAEVADQVASLGGEFVKVDYEEEGSGGGGYAKVMSEGFQKAQRDMYAKQAREVDIIITTALIPGKPAPKLITAEMVRSMKAGSVIVDMAAEQGGNCELTEAGQAVVKHDVTIIGYTDLVSRLARQSSTLYSTNLLRLAEELCKTKDGIIDVNMEDEAIRGLTVIKEGNVTWPPPAPKPSAAPVAAPAAAQPAAAAKKSHGHGKASEPASGTGTAIMFIAAAILFWFIGASAPPAFLGHFTVFVLACFVGYMVVWNVKPALHTPLMSVTNAVSSIIAIGALVQIAPPIEAGLNRPEDWIRWLAIGAIVLATINMFGGFAVTQRMLAMFRK
- a CDS encoding glutamate synthase large subunit, with protein sequence MNAAIPEGQGLYDPANEHDACGVGFVAHIRGKKSHSIIEQGLLILKNLDHRGAVGADPLMGDGAGILIQIPDGLFREEMAKQDILLPQPGDYGVGMVFLPQESASRLACQEAIERAVRSEHQIVLGWRDVPVDHALPMSPTVRAREPVIRQIFVGRGPDIMVTDALERKLYVIRRSAANAIQALGLKHSKEFYQPSMSARTIVYKGLLLAHQVGEYYTDLKDPRCISAMALAHQRFSTNTFPTWQLAHPFRMIAHNGEINTLRGNYNWMRAREKGTSSPLLGADLEKIWPLIYPGQSDSASFDNALELLVMGGYSLAHAMMMLIPEAWESHTLMDERRGAFYKYHAAMIEPWDGPAAVAFTDGRQIGATLDRNGLRPARYLVTDDDLVVMASEAGVLPIPEERIVKKWRLQPGKMFLIDLDQGRIINDAELKDTLALTKPYQDWLSRINIKLDDLPLPKNVAPSVCSVPLLDRQQAFGYSQEDLKFILEPMATSGEEATGSMGNDSPLAVLSNRSKPLFNYFRQLFAQVTNPPIDPIREQLVMSLVSFIGPKPNLLGINEINPPYRLEVAQPVLDFDNMAKLRRIATYTGNKFHSAELDICYPLAWGNEGVEARLASLCAEAEDHVHKGSSILIVSDRRIDAAHVAIPALLATSAVHHHLVTKGLRTRVGLVVETGAARETHHFALLAGYGAEAVHPYLALETLQQIAGGDAEKGDKAIRHFIKGVGKGLLKVMSKMGISTYMSYTGAQIFEAIGLQKKMVDKYFTGTSTQVEGIGVFEVMEEAIRLHKQAFGDDPVLATMLDAGGEYAYRVRGEEHMWTPDAVAKLQHATRTGKYETYREYAQLINDQTRRHMTLRGLFELKPAGAPVPLDEVEPAKEIVKRFATGAMSLGSISTEAHSTLAIAMNRLGGKSNTGEGGEDPARFKVLKGNEKVSDVVGRTRIERDYQLQPGDSLRSAIKQVASGRFGVTAEYLVNADQIQIKMAQGAKPGEGGQLPGHKVSEYIGYLRHSVPGVGLISPPPHHDIYSIEDLAQLIHDLKNTNPKASISVKLVSEIGVGTVAAGVTKAKADHLVIAGHDGGTGASPQSSIKHAGSPWELGLAETQQTLVLNRLRGRVRVQVDGQMKTGRDVLIGALLGADEFGFATAPLVVEGCIMMRKCHLNTCPVGVATQDPVLRRRFSGQPEHVVNYFFFVAEEVRELMAQLGIRRFNELIGRSDLLDMQKGIRHWKAQGLDYNRIFHRPENRIGAPVFQCEQQDHGLAKALDNQLIVLAKPALDDREKVRIDLPLRNINRTVGAMLSGRVAEIYGHAGLPDGTIEIHFTGTAGQTFGAFLARGVTLDLIGEANDYVGKGLSGGRIIVRPSAAFRGETMHNIIVGNTVLYGAIEGEAFFAGVAGERFAVRNSGATAVVEGVGDHGCEYMTGGTVVVLGMTGRNFAAGMSGGVAYVLDEEGSFESRCNMAQVSLEPVEEELVARQGSDAGDDLEGHGKVDVRHLGVIDEVLLKGLIDKHYRYTGSRQALRLLNDWERCRRRFVKIMPHEYRRVLSELAAQKQLEAA
- a CDS encoding glutamate synthase subunit beta, whose translation is MGKPTGFIEYQRLAEVSEPAALRLKHYREFVRTLADEQAKQQGARCMDCGIPFCNTGCPVNNIIPDWNDLVYRGHWEQALAVLHSTNNFPDFTGRICPAPCEAACTLNINTDPVGIKSIEHAIVDKGWEKDWIVPQPPKVKTGRKVAVVGSGPAGLAAAQQLARVGHAVVVFEKNDRVGGLMRYGIPDFKFEKSHIDRRIKQMQAEGVEFRVNQEIGGSGAKAVPVAQLLADFDALIVAGGAELPRDLNVPGRDLDGVHFAMEFLPQQNRVNVGDRVPAQILATGKRVVVIGGGDTGSDCVGTSNRHGALSVTQFEVMPQPPEQENKSLTWPYWPLKLRTSSSHEEGCERDFAVSTKEFVGENGKVKALKVVRVDWSEGRMKEVPGSETEIAADLVLLAMGFVSPVRQGLLEQLAVELDARGNVKATTDGEGCYATSVAKVFAAGDMRRGQSLVVWAIREGRQCAREVDAFLMGHSDLPR
- the pntB gene encoding Re/Si-specific NAD(P)(+) transhydrogenase subunit beta yields the protein MSESLATVSYLGATILFILCLGGLSNQETSRRGNLYGIIGMAIAVLATVFGPRVGSTGYAWLIGAMAVGATIGIYAARTVQMTQMPELVALMHSMVGLAAMLVGFANYIDPVTATGMTGAEKAIHEVEIYVGILIGAVTFSGSVIAFGKLSGKISGNPLLLPARHWINLAGLLVVIYFGREFLHASSISDGMTPLVVMTAISLLFGIHMVMAIGGADMPVVVSMLNSYSGWAAAATGFMLSNDLLIVTGALVGSSGAILSYIMCAAMNRHFISVIAGGFGTTGGTPAPAAGGVQPAGEVVPISAPETSELLREAKNVIIVPGYGMAVAQAQHTVFEITRLLREKGVNVRFGIHPVAGRMPGHMNVLLAEAKVPYDIVFEMDELNDDFPQTDVAMIIGANDIVNPAAQDDPNSPIAGMPVLEVWKAKTSIVMKRSMASGYAGVDNPLFYKENNRMLFGDAKKMLDEVLVSLKS